The following proteins are co-located in the Paralichthys olivaceus isolate ysfri-2021 chromosome 10, ASM2471397v2, whole genome shotgun sequence genome:
- the slc40a1 gene encoding solute carrier family 40 member 1: MDNPAAKRTCCESLRDFFTSAKFLIYMGHALSTWGDRMWNFAVAVFLVELYGNSLLLTAVYGLVVAGSVLLLGAIIGDWVDRNPRLKVAQTSLLVQNSCVILCGILLMVVFQFKEQLMNLYSGWILTICYILVITIANIANLASTATSITIQRDWVVVVAGQDSSNLADMNATVRIIDQLTNILAPMLVGQIMAFGSHFMGCGFISGWNLCSMCVEYALLWKVYQKTPALAVKAGQKGEEQELKQLSPHKDLENGQSPEESSQPLMNEASVVAKPDSPKERGCCYQVSEPLRTLKFGWVAYYNQDIFFAGMSLAFLYMTVLGFDCITTGYAYTQGLNGSVLSLLMGASAVFGICGTVAFTWVRKKCGLIRTGFISGMAQLSCLMMCVASVFTPGSPFDLSVSPFQDIFTHLIGEKTLPNGDLSSVHMGVNTTVAPAEELPPLQSYISVSLLFAGVIAARVGLWSFDLTVTQLIQETVIESERGVINGVQNSMNYLLDLLHFIMVILAPNPEAFGLLVIISVSFVAMGHAMYFRFAFKSLGTRLFFCFSPEQKVETVESPSLPTTV, encoded by the exons ATGGATAACCCTGCAGCCAAGAGGACATGTTGCG AATCTCTGCGAGACTTCTTCACCTCTGCCAAATTCCTTATTTACATGGGCCATGCTCTGTCAACATGG GGTGACCGAATGTGGAACTTTGCCGTGGCTGTTTTCCTGGTAGAGCTATATGGGAACAGCCTGCTGCTCACGGCCGTGTACGGGCTGGTGGTGGCAGGCTCCGTGTTGCTGCTGGGAGCCATCATCGGAGACTGGGTAGACAGAAATCCCAGACTCAAAG TGGCCCAGACCTCGCTGCTTGTCCAGAACAGTTGCGTCATCTTGTGTGGGATCCTCCTGATGGTTGTTTTCCAGTTCAAAGAACAGCTCATGAATCTCTACAGCGGATGGATTCTG actATTTGCTACATTCTGGTCATCACCATTGCCAACATCGCCAACCTTGCCAGCACAGCGACCTCCATCACCATACAGAGGGACTGGGTTGTGGTCGTGGCAGGTCAGGACAGCAGCAATTTGGCAG ACATGAATGCCACAGTGCGGATTATTGACCAGTTGACCAACATCCTGGCTCCAATGTTGGTGGGCCAGATCATGGCTTTTGGCTCCCATTTCATGGGCTGTGGCTTCATCTCTGGCTGGAACCTGTGCTCCATGTGTGTGGAGTATGCTCTGCTGTGGAAGGTCTACCAGAAGACACCGGCGTTGGCTGTGAAAGCTGGACAAAAaggggaggagcaggagcttAAACAGCTCAGTCCCCACAAAG ACTTAGAGAATGGCCAGAGTCCTGAGGAATCTTCTCAGCCGCTTATGAATGAAGCCTCAGTGGTGGCCAAGCCTGACTCTCCCAAGGAGCGGGGCTGTTGCTACCAAGTATCGGAACCCCTGCGCACCTTAAAGTTCGGCTGGGTGGCCTACTACAACCAGGACATCTTTTTCGCCGGCATGTCCCTGGCTTTCCTCTACATGACGGTGCTGGGGTTTGACTGCATCACTACGGGCTATGCCTATACGCAGGGCCTCAATGGCTCAGTGCTCAGTCTACTGATGGGGGCTTCGGCTGTGTTCGGTATCTGCGGCACTGTTGCCTTCACTTGGGTCCGCAAAAAATGTGGCTTGATCCGCACAGGCTTCATCTCAGGCATGGCTCAGCTGTCATGCCTCATGATGTGCGTCGCCTCTGTGTTCACTCCGGGGAGCCCCTTCGACCTCAGTGTCTCACCCTTCCAGGATATTTTCACCCACTTGATTGGAGAGAAGACCCTGCCTAATGGTGACCTAAGCAGCGTTCACATGGGTGTAAATACCACGGTTGCACCAGCTGAAGAGTTACCACCTCTGCAGTCCTACATATCTGTCAGTCTGCTGTTTGCTGGCGTCATTGCTGCTAGAGTTG GCCTGTGGTCTTTTGACCTGACAGTGACCCAGCTCATCCAGGAGACTGTAATCGAGTCGGAGCGAGGTGTGATCAACGGCGTCCAAAACTCCATGAATTACCTCTTAGACCTGCTGCACTTCATCATGGTGATTCTGGCTCCGAACCCCGAGGCCTTCGGCCTGCTGGTCATCATCTCAGTCTCTTTTGTGGCCATGGGTCATGCAATGTACTTTAGGTTTGCCTTCAAGAGCCTGGGTACCCgcctcttcttctgcttctcgcCGGAGCAGAAAGTGGAGACAGTAGAAAGCCCCTCACTTCCTACCACCGTCTAA